Proteins from one Anthonomus grandis grandis chromosome 8, icAntGran1.3, whole genome shotgun sequence genomic window:
- the LOC126739869 gene encoding piggyBac transposable element-derived protein 3-like — translation MRKFLTQKELELALEEVVNELENEVEQVDAVYIPPEVNQLTDEEEFSEDPENIENSQNGDIAGTFEIHTVRDEIYDESDEEDLATKRRKILERKAVSYNPTWRPGSFIHKNLPLFKEEEHIQELRGELEGLSPLDIFFKFVDENLMNLIIQFSEKYAQDNNRHEFYLSREELLNFLGILILSGYHSLPQTDMYWSLDEDKTVRIVRDCMNRNKFRSIKRNLHLSDNNNLDKGDKYIKLRPFFDTMNEKFLQFGIFSFNLSIDEQMVPYFGRHSCKMFIKGKPVRFGFKLWCICS, via the exons atgagaaaatttctTACGCAAAAGGAGTTAGAGTTAGCCTTGGAGGAGGTTGTAAATGAGCTTGAAAATGAAGTTG aaCAAGTCGACGCTGTCTACATTCCACCCGAGGTAAATCAACTAACAGACGAGGAAGAATTTTCAGAGGACCcggaaaatatcgaaaatagcCAGAATGGAGATATAGCGGGAACTTTCGAGATCCACACCGTTCGAGACGAGATTTACGATGAATCTGACGAAGAAGATTTGGCAACAAAACGCCGAAAAATCCTAGAAAGAAAAGCGGTAAGTTACAACCCGACTTGGAGACCTGGATCATTCATACACAAgaatttacctttatttaaagAAGAAGAACACATTCAAGAACTTAGGGGCGAATTGGAGGGTTTGTCACCGTtggacatttttttcaaatttgtcgATGAGAATCTTATGAATTTGATTATccagttttcagaaaaatacgCACAGGACAATAACAGACACGAGTTTTATCTATCACGAGAAGAACTGCTGAATTTTCTTGGGATCCTAATTTTGTCTGGATATCACAGCTTACCCCAGACAGATATGTATTGGTCTTTAGATGAGGACAAAACTGTGCGTATTGTCAGAGACTGCATGAATAGGAATAAATTCAGATCGATAAAGCGAAATCTACACTTAAGTGATAATAATAATCTGGATAAAGGAGACAAGTACATAAAACTCCGCCCTTTTTTTGATACAATGAATGAAAAATTCTTACAGTTTGGCATTTTTTCATTCAACTTATCTATTGATGAGCAAATGGTTCCTTATTTTGGACGCCATTCTTGTAAGATGTTTATAAAAGGCAAGCCTGTGCGTTTTGGTTTCAAACTTTGGTGCATTTGTTCTTAG